From one Streptomyces sp. Q6 genomic stretch:
- a CDS encoding HNH endonuclease family protein: MGAPHATHIAGALLVMAVAACTPPQLDRAAPRSTGSTAPPRALAGKGFPPDAATARDQLAALTVARGKNWQTYRRSAFGDGWSDDVDAPGGRNGCDTRDDVLRRDLSDLREGDRNPCVVISGTLHDPYTGKDLPYSYRRASQIQSDHVVALGAAWRAGAWAWTPRKRLTYANDLDVLLAADKTANYEKSSWTPDRWKPPNRGFWCEYGRRWTGIKHKYALTVTAPEKLALQDLLATCPR; the protein is encoded by the coding sequence ATGGGCGCGCCGCACGCGACACACATCGCCGGGGCCCTGCTCGTCATGGCCGTCGCGGCGTGCACCCCGCCCCAGCTGGACCGCGCAGCGCCCCGGAGCACCGGCAGCACCGCGCCCCCGCGGGCCCTCGCCGGCAAGGGATTCCCGCCGGACGCCGCCACCGCCCGCGACCAGCTCGCCGCCCTCACCGTCGCCCGGGGCAAGAACTGGCAGACGTACCGGCGCAGCGCGTTCGGCGACGGATGGAGCGACGACGTGGACGCCCCGGGCGGGCGCAACGGCTGCGACACCCGGGACGACGTCCTGCGCCGCGACCTCAGCGACCTGCGCGAGGGCGACCGCAACCCGTGCGTGGTGATCTCCGGCACGCTCCACGACCCGTACACCGGCAAGGACCTGCCGTACTCCTACCGCCGCGCGTCGCAGATCCAGAGCGACCACGTCGTGGCCCTCGGCGCCGCCTGGCGCGCCGGGGCCTGGGCCTGGACACCTCGGAAGCGGCTCACGTACGCCAATGACCTGGACGTGCTGCTCGCCGCCGACAAGACGGCCAACTACGAGAAGAGCAGCTGGACGCCCGACCGGTGGAAGCCGCCGAACCGGGGCTTCTGGTGCGAGTACGGCCGCCGCTGGACCGGGATCAAGCACAAGTACGCGCTCACCGTCACGGCCCCCGAGAAACTGGCGCTCCAGGACCTGCTGGCGACCTGCCCCCGATAG
- a CDS encoding replication-associated recombination protein A, with the protein MEPDLFTAAAEERQEKDPSASPLAVRMRPRTLDEVVGQQHLLKPGAPLRRLVGEGASGPAGVSSVILWGPPGIGKTTLAYVVSKATNKRFVELSAITAGVKEVRAVIEGARRALGGHGKDTVLFLDEIHRFSKAQQDSLLPAVENRWVTLIAATTENPYFSVISPLLSRSLLLTLEPLTDDDLRSLLARALTEERGLDGALGLDTDAEEHLLRVAGGDARRALTALEAAAGAAFDKGEESISLESVEESVNRAAVTYDRDGDQHYDVASALIKSIRGSDVDAALHYLARMIEAGEDPRFIARRLMISASEDIGLADPTALPTAVAAAQAVAMIGFPEAALTLSHATIALALAPKSNAATTAIGAAMEDVRKGLAGAVPAHLRDGHYKGAAKLGHAQGYVYPHDVPGGIAAQQYAPDAIAGRRYYEPTRYGAEARYADVVERVRERLRGDGGA; encoded by the coding sequence GTGGAACCCGATCTGTTCACCGCCGCAGCCGAAGAACGCCAGGAGAAGGACCCGTCCGCGAGCCCCCTGGCCGTACGGATGCGCCCCCGCACCCTCGACGAGGTGGTGGGCCAGCAGCACCTCCTGAAGCCGGGAGCGCCGCTGCGCCGCCTCGTCGGCGAGGGCGCCTCCGGCCCGGCGGGTGTCTCGTCGGTGATCCTGTGGGGCCCGCCCGGCATCGGAAAGACGACTCTCGCCTACGTGGTCTCCAAGGCCACGAACAAGCGGTTCGTGGAGCTGTCCGCGATCACCGCGGGCGTCAAGGAAGTACGCGCCGTCATCGAGGGCGCCCGCCGCGCGCTTGGCGGTCACGGCAAGGACACCGTCCTCTTCCTCGACGAGATCCACCGCTTCAGCAAGGCCCAGCAGGACTCCCTGCTGCCCGCGGTGGAGAACCGCTGGGTGACGCTGATCGCGGCGACGACGGAGAACCCGTACTTCTCGGTGATCTCTCCGCTGCTGTCCCGCTCCCTGCTCCTCACCCTCGAACCGCTCACGGACGACGACCTGCGGAGCCTGCTCGCGCGGGCGCTCACCGAGGAGCGCGGCCTGGACGGCGCGCTGGGGCTCGACACGGACGCCGAGGAGCACCTGCTGCGGGTGGCCGGCGGCGACGCCCGCCGGGCCCTCACCGCCCTGGAGGCGGCGGCCGGAGCGGCCTTCGACAAGGGCGAGGAGTCCATCAGCCTCGAAAGCGTCGAGGAGTCGGTCAACCGCGCGGCGGTCACGTACGACCGTGACGGCGACCAGCACTACGACGTGGCGAGCGCCCTCATCAAGTCCATCCGGGGCTCGGACGTCGACGCGGCCCTGCACTACCTGGCCCGCATGATCGAGGCCGGTGAGGACCCGCGCTTCATCGCGCGCCGACTGATGATCTCCGCGAGCGAGGACATCGGCCTCGCCGACCCCACGGCCCTGCCCACGGCGGTCGCCGCCGCCCAGGCCGTCGCGATGATCGGCTTCCCGGAGGCCGCGCTGACCCTCAGCCACGCGACGATCGCCCTCGCCCTGGCCCCGAAGTCGAACGCGGCGACGACGGCGATCGGCGCCGCCATGGAGGACGTCCGCAAGGGCCTCGCCGGTGCGGTCCCGGCCCATCTGCGCGACGGCCACTACAAGGGCGCCGCCAAGCTCGGCCACGCGCAGGGGTACGTGTACCCGCACGACGTCCCCGGTGGCATCGCGGCGCAGCAGTACGCGCCGGACGCGATCGCCGGGCGCCGCTACTACGAGCCGACGCGGTACGGGGCGGAGGCGCGGTACGCGGATGTGGTGGAGCGGGTCCGCGAGCGGCTGCGCGGCGACGGGGGCGCGTGA
- a CDS encoding vitamin K epoxide reductase family protein, producing MSKTTTASDSLSRDAGSDDSPRTVGGSRAFGLLLVITGAAGLLAAWVITLDKFKILEYKVEGKTFTPGCSINPVISCGSIMESKQAAAFGFPNPMLGLVCYGIVICVGMSLLARARFPRWYWLTFNAGCLFGVGFVTWLMFQSLYRINALCLWCCLAWVATILMFWYVTSFNIRNDFLPVPRPVKTFFEDFTWALPVVHIGIIAVLIFTRWGDALWA from the coding sequence ATGAGCAAGACGACGACAGCAAGCGACAGCCTGTCCCGCGACGCCGGGAGCGACGACAGCCCTCGGACCGTCGGCGGGAGCCGAGCGTTCGGGCTGCTGCTGGTGATCACCGGAGCGGCGGGGCTGCTCGCCGCGTGGGTCATCACGCTCGACAAGTTCAAGATCCTCGAATACAAGGTCGAGGGGAAGACCTTCACGCCGGGGTGCAGCATCAACCCGGTCATCTCCTGCGGCAGCATCATGGAGAGCAAGCAGGCCGCCGCCTTCGGCTTCCCGAACCCGATGCTCGGCCTCGTCTGCTACGGCATCGTGATCTGCGTCGGCATGAGCCTGCTGGCCCGCGCCCGCTTCCCGCGCTGGTACTGGCTCACCTTCAACGCGGGCTGCCTGTTCGGCGTCGGCTTCGTGACCTGGCTGATGTTCCAGTCCCTGTACCGGATCAACGCGCTGTGCCTGTGGTGCTGCCTGGCCTGGGTCGCCACGATCCTGATGTTCTGGTACGTCACGTCGTTCAACATCCGCAACGACTTCCTGCCGGTGCCCCGCCCCGTCAAGACGTTCTTCGAGGACTTCACCTGGGCGCTGCCGGTCGTGCACATCGGCATCATCGCCGTACTGATCTTCACGCGCTGGGGCGACGCCCTCTGGGCGTGA
- the hisS gene encoding histidine--tRNA ligase, producing MSTFQAPKGTYDLLPPVSATYLAVRDAISTPLRNSGYGYVETPGFENVELFARGVGESTDIVTKEMYAFETKGGDRLALRPEGTASVLRAALEANLHKAGNLPVKLWYSGSYYRYERPQKGRYRHFSQVGAEAIGAEDPALDAELIILADQAYRSLGLRDFRILLNSLGDKECRPVYRAALQEFLRGLDLDEETLRRADINPLRVLDDKRPDVQKQLVGAPSLRDYLCDACKAYHEQVRELLVAEGVVFEDDEKLVRGLDYYTRTTFEFVHDGLGSQSAVGGGGRYDGLSEMIGGPSLPSVGWALGVDRTVLALEAEGVELRLPSTTSVFAVPLGDEARRVLFSKVTELRRAGVSADFSFGGKGLKGAMKNANRSGARFTLVAGERDLAEGVVQLKDMESGEQVGVPVDEVVEVLRARLG from the coding sequence GTGAGCACCTTTCAGGCCCCCAAGGGCACGTACGACCTGCTGCCGCCGGTCTCCGCGACGTACCTCGCGGTGCGCGACGCGATCTCCACGCCGCTGCGCAACTCCGGCTACGGCTACGTCGAGACGCCCGGCTTCGAGAACGTCGAACTGTTCGCACGCGGTGTCGGTGAGTCCACCGACATCGTGACCAAGGAGATGTACGCGTTCGAGACCAAGGGCGGCGACAGGCTCGCCCTGCGCCCCGAGGGCACCGCCTCCGTGCTGCGCGCGGCTCTGGAGGCCAACCTGCACAAGGCGGGCAACCTCCCGGTCAAGCTCTGGTACTCGGGCTCGTACTACCGCTACGAGCGCCCCCAGAAGGGCCGCTACCGCCACTTCTCGCAGGTCGGTGCCGAGGCGATCGGTGCCGAGGACCCGGCCCTGGACGCCGAGTTGATCATCCTGGCCGACCAGGCGTACCGCTCGCTCGGCCTGCGCGACTTCCGCATCCTGCTGAACTCGCTGGGCGACAAGGAGTGCCGTCCCGTCTACCGGGCCGCGCTCCAGGAGTTCCTGCGCGGGCTCGACCTCGACGAGGAGACGCTGCGCCGCGCGGACATCAACCCGCTGCGCGTCCTCGACGACAAGCGGCCGGACGTCCAGAAGCAGCTCGTCGGCGCGCCCTCGCTGCGCGACTACCTGTGCGACGCGTGCAAGGCGTACCACGAGCAGGTGCGTGAACTGCTCGTCGCCGAGGGCGTTGTTTTCGAGGACGACGAGAAGCTGGTCCGCGGCCTCGACTACTACACCCGTACGACCTTCGAGTTCGTCCACGACGGTCTCGGTTCGCAGTCCGCGGTGGGCGGCGGTGGCCGCTACGACGGTCTCTCCGAGATGATCGGCGGCCCCTCGCTGCCGTCGGTCGGCTGGGCGCTCGGCGTGGACCGCACGGTCCTGGCCCTGGAGGCGGAGGGCGTGGAGCTTCGGCTCCCGTCCACCACGAGCGTGTTCGCGGTGCCGCTCGGCGACGAGGCGCGCCGAGTCCTGTTCTCCAAGGTGACCGAGCTGCGCCGGGCGGGCGTCTCCGCGGACTTCTCGTTCGGCGGCAAGGGCCTCAAGGGCGCCATGAAGAACGCCAACCGCAGCGGCGCGCGCTTCACGCTCGTCGCCGGTGAGCGGGATCTCGCCGAGGGGGTCGTGCAGCTCAAGGACATGGAGTCCGGCGAGCAGGTGGGCGTGCCGGTGGACGAGGTCGTCGAGGTGCTCCGCGCCAGGCTGGGCTGA
- a CDS encoding MBL fold metallo-hydrolase, which translates to MLIAGFPAGAWGTNCYLVAPAAGEECVIIDPGHQATEGVEEALRKHRLKPVAVVLTHGHIDHVASVVPVCGAHDVPAWIHPEDRYMMSDPEKALGRSIGMPLMGELTVGEPDDVRELSDGAALRLAGLDFSVAHAPGHTKGSVTFRMPEASDIPSVFFSGDLLFAGSIGRTDLPGGSMDDMLESLARVCLPLDDSTVVLSGHGSQTTIGQERATNPYLRQVAATGQGDSPKAPRRGM; encoded by the coding sequence GTGCTGATTGCCGGGTTCCCCGCAGGGGCCTGGGGCACCAATTGTTATCTGGTCGCCCCCGCCGCGGGTGAGGAGTGCGTGATCATCGACCCCGGCCACCAGGCCACCGAAGGCGTCGAGGAAGCGCTCAGGAAGCACCGGCTCAAGCCGGTCGCGGTCGTTCTCACGCACGGGCACATCGACCACGTCGCCTCGGTCGTCCCGGTCTGCGGAGCGCACGACGTGCCGGCGTGGATCCACCCCGAGGACCGCTACATGATGAGCGACCCGGAGAAGGCCCTCGGCCGCTCGATCGGGATGCCGCTCATGGGCGAGCTGACCGTGGGGGAGCCCGACGACGTACGGGAGCTGAGCGACGGCGCCGCGCTGAGGCTCGCCGGACTCGACTTCTCCGTCGCGCACGCGCCCGGCCATACCAAGGGGTCGGTGACGTTCCGGATGCCCGAGGCGTCGGACATCCCGTCCGTCTTCTTCTCGGGCGACCTGTTGTTCGCCGGCTCCATCGGACGCACCGACCTTCCCGGCGGCTCCATGGACGACATGCTCGAATCGCTGGCCCGCGTGTGCCTGCCGCTCGACGACTCGACCGTGGTCCTGTCCGGACACGGCTCCCAGACGACCATCGGCCAGGAGCGCGCCACCAACCCGTATCTGCGGCAGGTGGCCGCCACCGGCCAGGGGGACTCGCCCAAGGCCCCCCGACGAGGAATGTGA
- a CDS encoding peptidylprolyl isomerase, translating into MVSKDQRQRQLAREKFLRQQQRREAARSKARTRNIVIASVLAVAVLGSGAAYAAGAFKSDDKSSTAGADASASPSPSASASEKPEPKMTVDKKAKYTFTLKTNRGAMAIAMDAAKTPHTVNSFKYLADKGFFDKTKCHRLTTEGIYVLQCGDPEGTGAGGPGYTIPDENLKALGKAGKDGSVTYPAGTVAMANTGQAHTGGSQFFLVYKDSKLPPSYTPFGTLDAAGLTAVKDVAKSGVAAGGQSASDGAPKKGVDVTTATVTKN; encoded by the coding sequence GTGGTCAGCAAGGATCAGCGGCAGCGTCAGCTCGCCCGGGAGAAGTTCCTGCGCCAGCAGCAGCGGCGCGAGGCCGCGCGCAGCAAGGCGCGCACCCGCAACATCGTGATCGCCTCGGTGCTCGCGGTGGCCGTCCTGGGGTCGGGCGCCGCGTATGCCGCCGGAGCCTTCAAGAGCGACGACAAGTCGAGCACGGCCGGCGCCGACGCGAGCGCGAGCCCGAGCCCGAGCGCCTCCGCGTCGGAGAAGCCCGAGCCGAAGATGACCGTCGACAAGAAGGCGAAGTACACCTTCACGCTGAAGACGAACCGCGGCGCCATGGCGATCGCCATGGACGCGGCCAAGACGCCGCACACGGTCAACTCGTTCAAGTACCTCGCCGACAAGGGCTTCTTCGACAAGACGAAGTGCCACCGCCTCACCACCGAGGGCATCTACGTCCTCCAGTGCGGCGACCCCGAGGGCACCGGCGCGGGCGGTCCGGGCTACACGATCCCGGACGAGAACCTGAAGGCGCTCGGCAAGGCCGGCAAGGACGGCTCGGTGACGTACCCGGCCGGGACCGTCGCGATGGCGAACACGGGCCAGGCGCACACCGGCGGCAGCCAGTTCTTCCTCGTCTACAAGGACAGCAAGCTCCCGCCGTCGTACACGCCGTTCGGCACGCTGGACGCGGCCGGGCTCACGGCGGTCAAGGACGTCGCGAAGTCGGGTGTGGCCGCCGGTGGCCAGAGCGCGTCCGACGGTGCCCCGAAGAAGGGCGTCGACGTCACGACCGCGACCGTGACCAAGAACTGA
- a CDS encoding DUF349 domain-containing protein, producing MSSDPWGRVDETGTVYVRSADGTEREVGSWKAGSPDEALAYFKRKYDGLVVEIGLLERRVQTTDLSSKDAMTAIEHLRDQVTDAHAIGDLDALGKRLDKLVESVESRREERKVQKAKQSDEARHSKEALVVEAEELAQSEQWRAAGERLRALVDTWKGLPRLDRKSDDELWHRFSHARSAFSKRRKAHFASLDAQREEARKTKEKLVAEAEALSNSQDWGATAARYRELMTDWKAAGRAQREFEDDLWNRFRGAQDVFFAARSAVFAERDAEQGENLKLKEELADEAEKLLPIGDLKAARAAFRSINERWEAIGHVPRDARPKVEGRMQAVERALQESEEAEWRRTNPEARARAAGLTGQLQAAVDKLKGQIEQARAQGNNAKADKLQRELDGRQALLDSALKGLEEFGG from the coding sequence GTGAGCAGCGACCCGTGGGGCCGCGTCGACGAGACGGGGACCGTGTACGTGCGTTCGGCCGACGGCACTGAGCGTGAAGTCGGTTCGTGGAAGGCTGGTTCGCCCGACGAGGCTCTTGCCTACTTCAAGCGCAAGTACGACGGTCTGGTCGTCGAGATCGGGCTCCTCGAGCGCCGGGTGCAGACGACCGACCTGTCGTCCAAGGACGCCATGACCGCGATCGAGCACCTGCGGGACCAGGTGACCGACGCGCACGCCATCGGTGACCTGGACGCGCTCGGCAAGCGGCTCGACAAGCTGGTGGAGAGCGTCGAGTCCCGGCGCGAGGAGCGCAAGGTCCAGAAGGCCAAGCAGTCCGACGAGGCCCGGCACTCCAAGGAGGCGCTGGTCGTCGAGGCGGAGGAGCTGGCCCAGTCCGAGCAGTGGCGGGCGGCCGGCGAGCGGCTGCGCGCCCTGGTGGACACCTGGAAGGGCCTGCCGCGGCTCGACCGCAAGTCGGACGACGAGTTGTGGCACCGCTTCTCGCACGCCCGCTCGGCGTTCTCCAAGCGCCGCAAGGCGCACTTCGCGTCCCTCGACGCGCAGCGCGAGGAGGCCCGCAAGACCAAGGAGAAGCTGGTCGCCGAGGCCGAGGCGCTGTCGAACTCGCAGGACTGGGGCGCCACGGCGGCCCGGTACCGCGAGCTGATGACGGACTGGAAGGCGGCGGGCCGGGCCCAGCGCGAGTTCGAGGACGACCTGTGGAACCGCTTCCGCGGCGCCCAGGACGTGTTCTTCGCGGCGCGCAGCGCGGTCTTCGCGGAGCGGGACGCCGAGCAGGGCGAGAACCTGAAGCTCAAGGAGGAGCTGGCCGACGAGGCCGAGAAGCTCCTGCCGATCGGGGACCTGAAGGCGGCCCGCGCCGCCTTCCGCTCGATCAACGAGCGGTGGGAGGCCATCGGCCACGTCCCGCGCGACGCCCGTCCCAAGGTCGAGGGCCGGATGCAGGCCGTGGAGCGCGCCCTCCAGGAGTCCGAGGAGGCCGAGTGGCGCCGGACGAACCCGGAGGCACGCGCGCGTGCCGCGGGTCTGACCGGTCAGTTGCAGGCCGCGGTCGACAAGCTCAAGGGCCAGATCGAGCAGGCCCGCGCGCAGGGCAACAACGCGAAGGCGGACAAGCTCCAGCGCGAGCTGGACGGCCGCCAGGCGCTGCTCGACTCGGCGCTGAAGGGACTGGAGGAGTTCGGCGGCTGA
- a CDS encoding RelA/SpoT family protein, translated as MPDEAKPLIAAKPDQQADQAAAPTGTPAKKAQPASPSGPAAEQPRPKPSAEKPAPEPSRATPAPAIRAAANQPAARSGSSNRVRARLARLGVQRSNPYNPVLEPLLRIVRSNDAKIETSTLRQIERAYQVAERWHRGQKRKSGDPYITHPLAVTTILAELGMDPATLMAGLLHDTVEDTEYGLDTLRRDFGDQVALLVDGVTKLDKVKFGEAAQAETVRKMVVAMAKDPRVLVIKLADRLHNMRTMRYLKREKQEKKARETLEIYAPLAHRLGMNTIKWELEDLAFAILYPKMYDEIVRLVAERAPKRDEYLAIVTDEVQSDLRAARIKATVTGRPKHYYSVYQKMIVRGRDFAEIYDLVGIRVLVDTVRDCYAALGTVHARWNPVPGRFKDYIAMPKFNMYQSLHTTVIGPNGKPVELQIRTFDMHRRAEYGIAAHWKYKQEAVAGASKVRSDAPRTTGKDDHLNDMAWLRQLLDWQKETEDPGEFLESLRFDLSRNEVFVFTPKGDVIALPAGATPVDFSYAVHTEVGHRTIGARVNGRLVPLESTLDNGDLVEVFTSKAEGAGPSRDWLGFVKSPRARNKIRAWFSKERRDEAIEQGKDAIVRAMRKQNLPIQRILTGDSLVTLAHEMRYPDISSLYAAIGEGHVTAQSVVQKLVQALGGEEAANEDIAESTPPSRGRSKRRSSADPGVVVKGVDDVWVKLARCCTPVPGDPIIGFVTRGSGVSVHRSDCVNVDSLSREPERILEVEWAPTQSSVFLVAIQVEALDRSRLLSDVTRVLSDQHVNILSAAVQTSRDRVATSRFTFEMGDPKHLGHVLKAVRGVEGVYDVYRVTSARRP; from the coding sequence TTGCCAGACGAGGCCAAGCCACTCATCGCCGCCAAGCCCGACCAGCAGGCCGATCAGGCCGCGGCTCCCACCGGCACGCCCGCGAAGAAGGCGCAGCCGGCCTCGCCGAGCGGCCCGGCGGCCGAGCAGCCACGGCCCAAGCCCTCCGCCGAGAAGCCGGCGCCCGAGCCGTCGCGCGCCACACCCGCGCCGGCGATCCGCGCCGCGGCGAACCAGCCTGCGGCCCGCTCCGGCTCCTCCAACCGCGTCCGCGCCCGTCTCGCCCGTCTCGGCGTGCAGCGCTCGAACCCGTACAACCCGGTCCTCGAGCCGCTGCTGCGGATAGTGCGCAGCAACGACGCCAAGATCGAGACGTCGACGCTGCGCCAGATCGAGCGCGCCTACCAGGTCGCCGAGCGCTGGCACCGCGGTCAGAAGCGCAAGAGCGGCGACCCGTACATCACGCACCCGCTCGCCGTCACCACGATCCTCGCCGAGCTCGGCATGGACCCGGCGACGCTGATGGCCGGTCTGCTGCACGACACCGTCGAGGACACCGAGTACGGCCTGGACACCCTGCGCCGCGACTTCGGCGACCAGGTCGCCCTGCTCGTCGACGGCGTCACCAAGCTGGACAAGGTCAAGTTCGGCGAGGCCGCGCAGGCCGAGACCGTGCGCAAGATGGTCGTCGCCATGGCCAAGGACCCCCGCGTCCTGGTCATCAAGCTCGCCGACCGCCTGCACAACATGCGCACCATGCGGTACCTCAAGCGCGAGAAGCAGGAGAAGAAGGCGCGCGAGACCCTGGAGATCTACGCGCCGCTCGCCCACCGCCTGGGCATGAACACCATCAAGTGGGAGCTGGAGGACCTCGCGTTCGCGATCCTCTATCCCAAGATGTACGACGAGATCGTGCGGCTCGTGGCCGAGCGCGCGCCCAAGCGCGACGAGTACCTGGCCATAGTGACCGACGAGGTGCAGTCCGACCTGCGCGCGGCCCGCATCAAGGCGACCGTCACCGGCCGCCCGAAGCACTACTACAGCGTCTACCAGAAGATGATCGTCCGCGGCCGTGACTTCGCGGAGATCTACGACCTGGTGGGCATCCGTGTCCTCGTCGACACGGTCCGCGACTGCTACGCGGCCCTCGGCACCGTGCACGCGCGATGGAACCCGGTCCCCGGCCGGTTCAAGGACTACATCGCGATGCCGAAGTTCAACATGTACCAGTCGCTGCACACGACGGTCATCGGCCCCAACGGCAAGCCCGTCGAGCTCCAGATCCGTACGTTCGACATGCACCGCCGCGCCGAGTACGGCATCGCCGCGCACTGGAAGTACAAGCAGGAGGCCGTCGCCGGCGCCTCCAAGGTGCGCTCCGACGCGCCCAGGACGACCGGCAAGGACGACCACCTCAACGACATGGCGTGGCTGCGCCAGTTGCTCGACTGGCAGAAGGAGACCGAGGACCCGGGCGAGTTCCTGGAGTCCCTGCGCTTCGACCTGTCGCGCAACGAGGTCTTCGTGTTCACCCCGAAGGGCGACGTCATAGCGCTCCCGGCCGGGGCGACACCGGTGGACTTCTCGTACGCGGTCCACACGGAGGTCGGCCACCGGACCATAGGAGCACGCGTCAACGGACGCCTCGTGCCCCTCGAATCCACCCTGGACAACGGCGACCTGGTGGAGGTCTTCACCTCCAAGGCCGAGGGCGCGGGCCCGTCCCGCGACTGGCTCGGCTTCGTCAAGTCGCCCCGCGCCCGCAACAAGATCCGCGCCTGGTTCTCCAAGGAGCGCCGCGACGAGGCGATCGAGCAGGGCAAGGACGCCATCGTCCGCGCCATGCGCAAGCAGAACCTGCCGATCCAGCGGATCCTCACCGGCGACTCGCTCGTGACGCTCGCGCACGAGATGCGCTACCCCGACATCTCGTCGCTGTACGCCGCCATCGGCGAGGGCCATGTCACGGCGCAGTCCGTCGTGCAGAAGCTCGTCCAGGCGCTCGGCGGCGAAGAGGCCGCCAACGAGGACATCGCCGAGAGCACCCCGCCCTCGCGCGGCCGCTCCAAGCGGCGCTCCAGCGCCGACCCGGGCGTCGTCGTCAAGGGCGTCGACGACGTGTGGGTCAAGCTCGCGCGCTGCTGCACGCCCGTGCCCGGCGACCCGATCATCGGCTTCGTCACGCGCGGCAGCGGCGTATCGGTTCACCGCAGCGACTGCGTCAACGTGGACTCGCTGTCCCGTGAACCGGAGCGCATCCTCGAGGTCGAGTGGGCGCCCACCCAGTCCTCGGTCTTCCTGGTCGCCATCCAGGTCGAGGCCCTGGACCGCTCGCGGCTCCTGTCCGACGTGACCCGGGTCCTGTCGGACCAGCACGTGAACATCCTGTCCGCGGCCGTCCAGACGTCCCGCGACCGGGTGGCCACCTCGCGGTTCACCTTCGAGATGGGCGACCCGAAGCACCTCGGCCATGTGCTGAAGGCCGTGCGCGGCGTCGAGGGCGTCTACGACGTCTACCGCGTGACATCGGCCCGCAGGCCCTGA
- a CDS encoding adenine phosphoribosyltransferase, protein MTDIKELLLSRIRDVQDYPEPGVLFKDITPLLADPAAFTALTDTLAELCVRHGATKVVGLEARGFILGAPVAVRAGLGFIPVRKAGKLPGATLAQSYDLEYGSAEIEVHAEDLSADDRVMVIDDVLATGGTAEAALHLIRRAGAQVAGVAVLMELGFLPGRARLEPALQDAPLDALLVV, encoded by the coding sequence GTGACCGACATCAAGGAGCTGCTCCTCAGCCGCATCCGCGACGTGCAGGACTACCCGGAGCCCGGTGTCCTCTTCAAGGACATCACGCCGCTGCTCGCGGACCCGGCGGCCTTCACGGCCCTCACCGACACCCTCGCGGAGCTGTGTGTCCGGCACGGCGCCACCAAGGTCGTCGGCCTGGAGGCGCGCGGTTTCATCCTCGGCGCCCCCGTCGCGGTCCGCGCGGGCCTCGGCTTCATCCCCGTACGCAAGGCGGGCAAGCTCCCCGGGGCGACGCTCGCGCAGTCGTACGACCTGGAGTACGGGTCCGCCGAGATCGAGGTGCACGCCGAGGACCTCAGCGCCGACGACCGCGTCATGGTCATCGACGACGTGCTGGCCACCGGCGGCACCGCCGAGGCCGCCCTGCACCTGATCCGCCGGGCCGGCGCCCAGGTCGCGGGCGTGGCCGTTCTGATGGAGCTGGGCTTCCTGCCGGGCCGCGCACGCCTGGAGCCGGCGCTCCAGGACGCCCCGCTCGACGCCCTGCTCGTGGTGTAG